One Rhodospirillaceae bacterium genomic window, GGTGGGCCGCTTCGAGGACGCGGATGCGACGGCAGGGAACGGCGTGGCCGTAGCGGGTGACGACCAGGCCTTCGAGGTCGCGCTCCGGCCATGCCCGTTCGACCGTCTGCGCCATGGCGGCGGCGGCCTTCCCCGCACCGAGAACGAGCATCCGGCCCGCCGGCTCGAAGCCCCGACTTCGTTCCAGTTCGGCCAGGACCGGCGGCAGGCAGCGCTCCGGGCGCGCCACCGCGACGGCTTCGTCGAGCAGGCGGCGCAGCAGCGCCGGCGGATCGGAGACCGGCGCGGTCATGGCGTTCGCCGAAATCGAAATCCGCCAATCACGACGGGCCGCCGCCGCAAATCGCCTTTTGTTGAAGGAGGAGATTCTCCTGCGGCGAATACCTGTTCTGCTGCGAAAACGTACCGCCGGACCCGTTGCGCGTCCCTCGATACGGCGCTTGCGCGCCTACTCGGGATGAGGGTGTGTAGTGAATTCACCCCCCTTCACCCTCACCCTGAGTAGCCCCGGCCCCCGGCCGGGGCGTATCGAAGGGCGGCGGTTTCCGCATTGTCCGGTCATTCGCGAAAAATCCGGATTACTCCGGCCCGTTCTCGCGCACCCAGTCTTCGGTATCCTCCAGCGCGGCGCCGAACCGGTCGACGAGATCGTCGATGCCCGCCTCGTCGATCACGAGCGGCGGGCACAGGGCGATCGCGTCTACGATGTTGCGCAGGATCAGCCCGTGTTTTTCGGCATTCTTGCGGAACACGGTGCCGACGACGCCCGGCCTGGCGAAGCCCTTGTGGGCGGCCTTGTCCCGGACCAGTTCGATACCGGCGATCAGGCCGACGCCGCGCACCTCGCCGACCAGGTCGCTGCTCCCGAACTGGCGCAGCCGGGCCTGGAAGCGGTCCTGCACGCTGCGGACATGGGCGCCGATATCGGTCTCGCGGTAAATCTTCTGGGCCTCGATGGCGACCGCCGCGGCGACCGGATGGCCGGAATAGGTGTAGCCGTGGCCGAAGGTGCCGATCCGCGCGCTCGCCTCGACCATGGCGGCCCAGATCCGTTCGTTCACCAGCAGGGCCGAGATCGGCAGGTAGGAGGCCGACAGCGCCTTCGCCATGGAGATCATGTCCGGCTCGATATAGAAGGTCTGGCAGCCCCACGGGTTGCCGGTGCGGTGGAAGCCGCAGATCACCTCGTCGGCGACGAACAGGATGTCGTATTTCTTCAGCACCGCCTGGATTTTCGGGAAATAGCCGCGCGGCGGCACGACCACACCGCCGGCGCCCATGATCGGCTCGGCGAACATGCCGCCGATCGTTTCCGGGCCTTCATTCAAAATCAGTTTTTCCAGGTCTTCCGCGCATCTGGTGGCGAAGGCGTCGTCGTCCTCGCCGTCCCGCGCCTCGAAATAGTGGTGCGGGCAGGTCGTGTGGACGATCCGGTCGATCGGCAGGTCGAAGTCCATATGGTTGGGCGGCAGGCCGGTCAGGCTGGCCGAGGCGATGGTGACGCCGTGATAGGCGCGGCGCCGGGAAACGATCTTCTTCTTCTCCGGCTTGCCCATCGCGTTCCAGTAGTACCAGATCAGCTTCATGGCCGTGTCGTTGGCCTCGGAGCCCGAGTTCGAGAACAGGGCCTTGGACATCGGCACCGGCGCCATTTCCAGCAGGATCTCCGCCAGCTCGACGCCGGGCATGTGCGACTTGTGGGTGAACTGGTGGTAGAAGGGCAGGGTCCGCAGGGCCTCGGCCGCCGCCTCCACGAGTCGGCTGTTGTCGAAGCCGAGCGCGGCGCACCACAGGCCGGCCATCCCCTCGATATACTGCTTGCCGTCATCGTCCCAGACATGGATGCCCCGGCCGCGCCGGATCATCAGCGGGCCTTCTTCCTGGTGCAGCTTCAGGTTGGTGTAGGGGTGGACGACGGCGGCGATGTCGCGGGCCGCCGGCGAGTTGGCGGCGTGGCGGTCGGGTGCGGACATGAAGGTCTCCAGGCTGGAACGGCGGAATCGCGGCAATATAGGCCGGGCCGCGTGACGCGCCAGTGCCCTTCGAGACGGGGCTTCGAGACGCGATCCTTCGGATCGCTCCTCAGCCCCTCCTCAGGATGAAGCTGATGAGGAGACCAATCACAACCCTTCATCCTGAGGAGGCCATTGAGGAGGCGCGTCAGCGCCGTCTCGAAATGGCCGTCTCGAAGGGCACGCCCTTGCAAACCGCGGCCGGGCGCGCCTAATCAGCCTCATGCCCGAGAACGAACCCCTTGGGGCCGTACGGCGCTGGCGCCACCCGAACGCGCTCGCCGGCCGGCCCGGCGCCTTCTGGATCGGGCCGCTCGCCGCGGCCAATCTGGCGCTGCTGGTCGCGGCCTGGTTCCTGCCGATCATGACGCTGACCCGGTTCTGGTTCTGGAGCGACCGGGTCTCGCTCTGGGAAACGGCGGCGGGCCTGCTGGAAGAGGGCGAAATCCTGCTGTTCCTGATCGTCGCGGGCTTCTCGATGGTCTTCCCGTCGGCCAAGCTGCTCGCCGCTGGCTGGGTCTGGGCGCGGGTCGATGCGGCCAGCGGCGGCGGCCACCGGGCCGTGCGCCTCATGGAGGCGTTGGGCCGCTGGTCGATGATCGACGTCTTCGTCGCTGCGCTGATCGTCGTCGCGGTGAAAGTCTCGCTGGTCGCCGATGTCGGCGTGCACAGCGGCATCTACGTCTTCGCCGCCGCTGCGGCCCTGTCGATCGCGCTGATGGCCTGGATCGGCCGGGCGCTCAAGCGCGCCGCGGCGGATGCCTGACGCGCCGGAGAGCCGGGTCCCGGCCGCGGTGCCCGCCGCCGGGCAGCGACTGGCGACGGCGAAGATAAGCAGGATGGGCGTTATTCGGCGGGTTCGCCTTCGCCCTTGCCGCGAGCGCGCCCCGTCAGGCCGAGTCCTTCGAGCAGACCGGCCAGCCGCGCGGTTTCCTTTTCGACGGCGGTCAGCCGCGCGCCCAGCCGCCCGGACGTGGTAAGAATCAGCCCGGCCAGCGCCACGCCGACGGCGCAAATGGCAACGATTATCGCGGTATCGCCTTCCATGCGCCTTGCAATGTTCGACGATGGAAAATGGTGTCAGGCGGTGTCGTAACGGCGTCGACCGAGGCGCGGGCACCCGAGAGTATGCCCTCGACATGGGCAACGCATTCCTTGATCGCGCTCAGCTCCTTCTGCATGTCGTTGAAGCGGTCCTGCCAGCGTGCGTCTACCCGCCACATGAAGCCGAGAATGGCCAGCGCCGTCGCAATCACGGTGAGGATCGTCGGATATTCCATACGGCGCGCTATCCCGGTGCCGGTGCAGTGCCCGAACCAAAACATTTGCAGTACAAAATAGCGCCTTGCGGTTAATCCGTCAACCTGCCTGTCGTCCCCGCGCTGCGGCGGGCCGGAAGCGTCTCGAAACCGAAATTGCCCCGGAGCGGGACGCCCCGCCGCCGCGGCTCAACCTGAGGCGGACAGGCTCTAGAAGAACACCATCAGCAGCACGATGCCGGCCACACCGCCCAGAATGAAGGCGATGGCGCTGACGATGCCGGTCAGCGTCGCCCAGTCGGCGGCGCGCCAGGTCTGTCCTTCGATGTTGAACATGACCTCGGACCGGTCGCCGTCGCCGTCGACAAAGCGCTTCAGCGCGGTCTCGCTGCCATGCGCTTCCTTGATGGAAACGACGGTCACCAGAAACATCGTCAGGGCCGACGTCAGCGTGCCGATGCCGAATATCAACACGGTCGCCAGCGCGAACCAGTGGAACACGCCCTCGACCCCGCCGGTCGTGGCGCCGCTCATGAAGCCGATGATCAGCGCCGTGCCGGCGCCGTTGCCGAACAACAGGAAACGCGTCGACTCGAGCAGATTCCGGAACATGATGTTCCGCCGCATGGAGACGACCTTGTAGCCCTCGCGGAGCCACTCCTCGGCGGTTTCCTCGCGTTCGAATTCGTCGATTTTCTTCACTCGGCCGTCACCTTGTCAGGATTGTCGTTCGAATATTCGATGAGCCGCACATAGTCGGAACCCGCATTGCTGCCGGCGGCGAAGGAAATGACCCAGTCATCGATGCCGACGGGCTTCGTCGCCAGCGCGGACGCCAGGAATTTCTCGCGGGTCGGTTCATCCGGCATCCGTTCCAGGACCGCTATGACGAACCGGCCGACGATATAGCCTTCCAGGCTGTACGGCCCGGCGACGCGGGCGGCAGCCTCCGGGCTGGCCCGCCTGTACCGTGCAAGCGCCGACCGGAACCGCCGTACCAGTGCAATGCTCCCCTTGCGGACGTCTGGCGTTATCCTGGCGACGACCGCCGGTTCGAAGGAGCGGTCCAGCGATCTCCTGAGCAGATCGGTATTCACGATGGACAGCAGCCCCACGGCATAGGTGTCGCCGAGGGTCCGCGCCATGTTGATCGCATCCACGGCGTTCGTCGTGGTTGTCGCGAGCATGACGACGTCCAGGTCGGCCTTCTGCAGCAGAAACACGCTGCTATGAACCGAATGCGAGTGCCAGGAATAGGACGCCTTGGCCAGTATGGGCAGACCCAGGGCCTTCAGCGCTTCGTGGTAACTGTTCAGGACGGACCGGCCGAACGCATCGTCCTGATAGATGACGCCGAACCGGCGGGCGCCCAACTTGTTGAACATGTGGGAAACCAGCCGGCGCGTTTCCTCGCCATAGGAGGTCCGCAGGTTGACCACGTTCGGAAATCGCTTGCGGTCACGCAGGAAATCCGCGCCCGACACGATTCCGACGAACGGCATTTTCGCGCGGCGCAGTATCGGAGCCATGCGCCGCGCCGTCGGAGAGCCGATGCCGCCGACGATCGCGAACACGTTGTTGTCGGAGACAAACTTCATCGCATCGGCAGCGGCCTTTTCCGCCTGATACTCGTGGTCCCGCGACACCAGCTCGAGTCTCCGGCCGTTGACGCCGCCCTGCAGGTTGCGTTCGTGGAAAGCGGCAAGAATGCCGGCGCTGACCTGCAGACCGGCGTGCCCGCACGGGCCGGAGAGACAACTGCTTTGACCGAATGTAATCGAATTGGCCGTCACGCCCGGCGCCTTGGCCCCGGAGCCTCCCGAACCGCCGACTAGGAAAAGCAACACAAGCATGAACACTGAAATCGGCCTAGCGGCTACGGCCATCTCATTTCTCTGACTTCGCAGTTGCGGTTTTCGCCCGCTTTTCTTTTCCCGGCTTTGCCTTCGGCGGTTTCCCCGGCTTGGCACCCGCCGTTTTTGCCGGCTTGGGCCCGGCTTTCCTTGCCCGGGCGGGTGCCTCATCGTCTTCTTCGTCGGTCCGGACGGTCGTTCGGGTCACCAGCGGCTGCTCGTTTTTCTCCGCCGATGCCGCGACGCCGGTCGATGCGACATGGCGATGGCTGAAGATGGAGAGATCGTCGAAGATCAGAGACCGCGGCCGGGCGCTGCTCAGATGGTGGCGTTCGCTGCCCGCTGCGTGAAGGCGGCCGCTGATCAGGAAACGGTCCGCCCCGGTATTCTCGAAACCGTGGCGGCGTTTCTCGCTGGCCGTGGTCAGGGAACGGCGCCCGCCCACCAGCTGGTCTCTTACGGTCGCAGGCCGCCCGGAAGCGCCGGCCGATGCGACCGCAGCCGGCATGCGGCCGACACCCGGCACGAATCCGTCGACCATATTGATGTCGATCGCCGAAGCATCGCCGGGATTTACCGCCGAAAGCGTCGCGTCGCGGAAAATACTGCGCATCCGCTGCCAATAGCGCGTCACCGTCACCGAAGAGGACTGCTTGCGATAGACGGCCAGCAGATCCGAAAACATCTTGGCGCTGCTTCCCGCCTGCATCACACGCTCCTTCGCCCTGGCCCTGGCGTTCGTCACCACGGCCTCGGCCTGGCCCCTGCTGCGGGCCAGAAGCTGTTCCGTTCTCCGTCTCGCGTCGCTGACCGACTGGATGCTCTCGGCGATTGCGTCGCTGACGTCCCGGAATGCCGCGACGGTTTCCTCGATGGGCCGCAAATCGACGATATTGAGCGCCAGCAGTTCGATGCCGATATCGTTGGCCTTCAGATAGGCCGTGGTGCTCTTGAACAGGTGCGCCTGGATGACGTCGCGGTTATTGGTAAAAATCAGGTCGATATAGTTCCTGCCCATAATGTCGATCAGGCGTTCGCGCACGATCAACGTCAGGACGGTTTCCGGATCGACCGTTGCGTAGAGGTATTTTCTCAGGTCTCCGATTTTGAACTGCAGCGCCACATCGGCTTCGAAGAGGTTCGCGTCGCCCGAGAGCATCGAAAAGGAGACACTGCCCTTTTCGCCCTGCGTCGCAACATTGCTTCGGGTTATGCGCATGACCTTGCGGACATGGGCCCGTTCGACGAACGGCAGGGCGTAGTGCAGCCCCGGCGGAACTTTCGGGACCACCACCTTGCCGAAACGGGTGAGGACCGCTTCTTCTTCTTTCTTTACGACGTAGAATCCGCTCGCCAGGAACGCCAGCACCGCGACGGCCGACAGCGACGCGAGGATGATCCTCTTCCGCGCGCCCAGAAAATCGAAAACCGCGTAGATGGCGCGTGTGCTCGGCGCCAGATCTTCGGGAATTTCCGGCATGGCTTCGGCCCGCTATTCCTGCGCCTGGCCCGGCGGCTGGCCCGGCGACGGAACTGTCCTGCCGTCGAGATATTTGAACAGCTCGTTGTCGGCGGGCAGGATCAGGGTTGTGTTCTTGTCGATGATCGAATCGTAGCTGTCGAGCGCCCGGATGAACTTGTAGAAGGCCGGATCCTTGCGGTAGGCCGCGGACAGCGTTTTCAGGGCATCGGCCTCGGCGCGGCCGAGGATGGCGGTCGCTTCGGCATGGGCCGCCGCCATGATCTTCTGATGTTCGTTGATCGCGAACGCCTCGATACCGATGGCCCGTTCCTCGCCTTCGCTGCGGTAGCGCGCGGCGATGCGGGCGCGTTCGGAAATCATCCGCTTGATGACGCTGGGGCGGTTTTCCGCCGGCAGGGTGTATTCGACCAGTCCGGCGCGCAGCACGTCGATGCCGTAATCCGATGCGGCGACGGATTTGATCTGATCGAGAATTTCCCCGGCGATCTTGGCCATGTCCTCATGCGCCAGGCCGAGGCTGACGAATGCGTCCCGCGACTTGTTGCTGACGACGATGCCGACGCTCGACCTGTACAGGTCGCTCAGCCGCTTCACGGCATTGGTTTCGGTCCGGATGGCCTCGACGAAGCGAACGGGATTGGAGACGCGCCACAACAGATAGCCGTCCACCAGGACGTTCTTCTGATCTTCGGTGATGAACTCCTGCTTGAGGCCCGTCAACGGGCGCACGCGCCGGTCGATCTTGTAGACCATCGAAATCGGCGTCGGCAGCTTGAAGTGGAGGCCCGGACCTTTGACCGGCGGAACGATCCTGCCGAAATTGGTCAGGACGCCCTGCTCCGATTCGTCGATCACATAGTGTATGTCCCAGGCGATGACGCCCGCGAACAGGACCGCGGCAGCGGCGGCGATGGTCTTGCGCCTGCTCATGGCCGGCCTCCGGTAGTCTGGGTCTTGTGTCCGGCCTTGCCTGCGTGCCCCGGACGCTTCAGGCGCCGGTGCCCCGCGCCGGCTGCGCCGTTCGAGGATTTCCACACGGCGACCTTTTTCAGCGTTTCTTCGCTGGGCACGATGATCTTGCTCCGGCCGGCGAGCGACGTCTCCAGCTTTTCGCGCCACAACATGTAGTGGAGCACGTCGGGCGCTGTCCGGACGGCGCCGGCAACGTCGCGGATCGCCTTGCTCTCCGCCGCCGATGTCACCGATCTCCGCGCGGCTTCGCCCTTCGCCTGCTGGACTTCGTAGACG contains:
- a CDS encoding aspartate aminotransferase family protein, coding for MSAPDRHAANSPAARDIAAVVHPYTNLKLHQEEGPLMIRRGRGIHVWDDDGKQYIEGMAGLWCAALGFDNSRLVEAAAEALRTLPFYHQFTHKSHMPGVELAEILLEMAPVPMSKALFSNSGSEANDTAMKLIWYYWNAMGKPEKKKIVSRRRAYHGVTIASASLTGLPPNHMDFDLPIDRIVHTTCPHHYFEARDGEDDDAFATRCAEDLEKLILNEGPETIGGMFAEPIMGAGGVVVPPRGYFPKIQAVLKKYDILFVADEVICGFHRTGNPWGCQTFYIEPDMISMAKALSASYLPISALLVNERIWAAMVEASARIGTFGHGYTYSGHPVAAAVAIEAQKIYRETDIGAHVRSVQDRFQARLRQFGSSDLVGEVRGVGLIAGIELVRDKAAHKGFARPGVVGTVFRKNAEKHGLILRNIVDAIALCPPLVIDEAGIDDLVDRFGAALEDTEDWVRENGPE
- a CDS encoding paraquat-inducible protein A, yielding MPENEPLGAVRRWRHPNALAGRPGAFWIGPLAAANLALLVAAWFLPIMTLTRFWFWSDRVSLWETAAGLLEEGEILLFLIVAGFSMVFPSAKLLAAGWVWARVDAASGGGHRAVRLMEALGRWSMIDVFVAALIVVAVKVSLVADVGVHSGIYVFAAAAALSIALMAWIGRALKRAAADA
- a CDS encoding ABC transporter substrate-binding protein, translating into MLVLLFLVGGSGGSGAKAPGVTANSITFGQSSCLSGPCGHAGLQVSAGILAAFHERNLQGGVNGRRLELVSRDHEYQAEKAAADAMKFVSDNNVFAIVGGIGSPTARRMAPILRRAKMPFVGIVSGADFLRDRKRFPNVVNLRTSYGEETRRLVSHMFNKLGARRFGVIYQDDAFGRSVLNSYHEALKALGLPILAKASYSWHSHSVHSSVFLLQKADLDVVMLATTTTNAVDAINMARTLGDTYAVGLLSIVNTDLLRRSLDRSFEPAVVARITPDVRKGSIALVRRFRSALARYRRASPEAAARVAGPYSLEGYIVGRFVIAVLERMPDEPTREKFLASALATKPVGIDDWVISFAAGSNAGSDYVRLIEYSNDNPDKVTAE
- a CDS encoding protease modulator HflK, which produces MPEIPEDLAPSTRAIYAVFDFLGARKRIILASLSAVAVLAFLASGFYVVKKEEEAVLTRFGKVVVPKVPPGLHYALPFVERAHVRKVMRITRSNVATQGEKGSVSFSMLSGDANLFEADVALQFKIGDLRKYLYATVDPETVLTLIVRERLIDIMGRNYIDLIFTNNRDVIQAHLFKSTTAYLKANDIGIELLALNIVDLRPIEETVAAFRDVSDAIAESIQSVSDARRRTEQLLARSRGQAEAVVTNARARAKERVMQAGSSAKMFSDLLAVYRKQSSSVTVTRYWQRMRSIFRDATLSAVNPGDASAIDINMVDGFVPGVGRMPAAVASAGASGRPATVRDQLVGGRRSLTTASEKRRHGFENTGADRFLISGRLHAAGSERHHLSSARPRSLIFDDLSIFSHRHVASTGVAASAEKNEQPLVTRTTVRTDEEDDEAPARARKAGPKPAKTAGAKPGKPPKAKPGKEKRAKTATAKSEK
- the hflC gene encoding protease modulator HflC, yielding MSRRKTIAAAAAVLFAGVIAWDIHYVIDESEQGVLTNFGRIVPPVKGPGLHFKLPTPISMVYKIDRRVRPLTGLKQEFITEDQKNVLVDGYLLWRVSNPVRFVEAIRTETNAVKRLSDLYRSSVGIVVSNKSRDAFVSLGLAHEDMAKIAGEILDQIKSVAASDYGIDVLRAGLVEYTLPAENRPSVIKRMISERARIAARYRSEGEERAIGIEAFAINEHQKIMAAAHAEATAILGRAEADALKTLSAAYRKDPAFYKFIRALDSYDSIIDKNTTLILPADNELFKYLDGRTVPSPGQPPGQAQE